One genomic region from Conexibacter woesei DSM 14684 encodes:
- a CDS encoding DedA family protein, translating into MLVLASITEPLVNMATDVVGSLGLAGVFVLMVLESACIPIPSEATMLFAGFNVAQGEYSLLLVTLVGASANLVGSWIAYGVGYFGRLELLEKHGRKLHVSPRSLAQADRWFEKHGSAAVLVTRMLPIVRTFISLPAGVSRMPFIRFSVLTFIGCLPWVFMLAFIGREARDNWTAWKDSLHYVDYAVAVAIVAVAVYYGLRWRRNRNAPPVADEQATTDAAL; encoded by the coding sequence GTGCTGGTCCTCGCCTCGATCACGGAGCCCCTCGTGAACATGGCGACCGACGTGGTCGGCTCTCTCGGCCTCGCCGGCGTCTTCGTCCTGATGGTGCTCGAAAGCGCCTGCATTCCGATCCCGTCGGAAGCGACGATGCTGTTCGCCGGCTTCAACGTCGCGCAGGGCGAGTACTCGCTGCTGCTGGTGACGCTCGTCGGCGCGAGCGCGAACCTCGTCGGCTCGTGGATCGCCTACGGGGTGGGCTACTTCGGCCGATTGGAGCTGCTGGAGAAGCACGGCAGAAAGCTGCACGTCTCCCCGAGATCGCTGGCGCAGGCCGACCGCTGGTTCGAGAAGCACGGTTCCGCCGCGGTGCTCGTGACGCGGATGCTGCCGATCGTCCGCACCTTCATCTCGCTGCCCGCCGGCGTCTCGCGGATGCCGTTCATCCGCTTCTCGGTGCTGACGTTCATCGGCTGCCTGCCGTGGGTCTTCATGCTCGCGTTCATCGGCCGCGAGGCACGCGACAACTGGACTGCATGGAAGGACAGCCTCCACTACGTCGACTACGCGGTCGCCGTCGCGATCGTCGCCGTCGCCGTCTACTACGGGCTGCGCTGGCGCCGCAACCGCAACGCCCCGCCCGTCGCCGACGAGCAGGCGACCACCGACGCCGCGCTTTGA
- a CDS encoding undecaprenyl-diphosphate phosphatase produces the protein MSEQPAALPLRHALALGVLHGPAELLPISSSGHITLVPWLLRWPYAELDPELRKAFEVALHAGTAAALLIGLRDEVGEAARGLDRRRIELIVLSFAPAGIAAFAFERPIERRLGTPATIAAGLVLGSLAMALADRAPQERPREDAGWRDALALGLAQATALVPGVSRNGATLAAARARGFTREDANALSRHVALPIIVAATVLKGTRLLRRGLPPQTRAAFAIGTAASFASTLGSTWLIRQVERDRSLAPYAAYRFGLAGVVGWRLRRARAAALRA, from the coding sequence TTGAGCGAGCAGCCCGCAGCGCTCCCGCTCCGCCACGCGCTCGCGCTCGGCGTGCTGCACGGGCCGGCGGAGCTGCTGCCGATCTCCTCGTCCGGTCACATCACGCTCGTGCCGTGGCTGCTGCGCTGGCCGTACGCGGAGCTCGACCCGGAGCTGCGCAAGGCGTTCGAGGTCGCGCTGCACGCCGGTACCGCCGCGGCGCTGCTGATCGGGTTGCGCGACGAGGTCGGCGAGGCCGCGCGCGGGCTCGACCGCCGCCGGATCGAACTGATCGTGCTCTCGTTCGCGCCCGCCGGGATCGCCGCGTTCGCGTTCGAGCGGCCGATCGAGCGGCGGCTCGGGACTCCCGCGACGATCGCCGCCGGGCTCGTGCTCGGCTCGCTCGCGATGGCGCTCGCCGACCGCGCGCCGCAGGAGCGGCCGCGCGAGGACGCCGGCTGGCGCGACGCGCTCGCACTCGGCCTCGCGCAGGCGACCGCGCTCGTGCCGGGCGTCTCGCGCAACGGCGCGACGCTCGCGGCGGCGCGAGCGCGCGGCTTCACGCGCGAGGACGCGAACGCGCTCTCCCGCCACGTCGCGCTGCCGATCATCGTCGCCGCGACCGTGCTGAAGGGCACGCGTCTGCTGAGACGCGGCCTCCCGCCGCAGACCCGCGCCGCGTTCGCGATCGGCACCGCCGCCTCGTTCGCCTCGACGCTCGGCTCGACGTGGCTGATCCGCCAGGTCGAGCGCGACCGCTCGCTCGCTCCCTACGCGGCCTACCGGTTCGGCCTCGCCGGCGTCGTCGGGTGGCGGCTGCGGCGAGCGCGCGCCGCCGCGCTCAGAGCTTGA
- a CDS encoding flagellin N-terminal helical domain-containing protein — MSLRINTNVEAFNAHRNLEGTSSKLAKSMERLSSGFRINRAADDAAGLAISEKLRGQIGGLNQARRNVQDGISLVQTAEGSLTEVHSMLQRVRELAVQHATGTLAGTDRAAIVSEVTQLTDEIRRISNTAQFNKIDLLRADATIDFQVGANDRETISVATIALSRAVPATLDITARTALADIDRAIGAVSDQRAVFGAVQNRLEHTYNNLSVYQENLTASESRIRDVDMAAEMVNFTKNNILQQAGTSMLAQAQQAPQSVLSLLR; from the coding sequence ATGTCCCTTCGTATCAACACGAACGTGGAAGCGTTCAACGCGCATCGCAATCTCGAGGGCACGAGCAGCAAGCTGGCGAAGTCGATGGAGCGCCTGTCGTCGGGCTTTCGCATCAACCGTGCTGCTGACGACGCCGCTGGCCTTGCGATTTCGGAGAAGCTGCGTGGTCAGATCGGCGGTCTGAACCAGGCTCGTCGTAACGTGCAGGACGGTATTTCGCTGGTGCAGACGGCGGAAGGTTCGCTGACCGAGGTTCACAGCATGCTTCAGCGTGTCCGCGAGCTCGCGGTCCAGCACGCCACCGGCACGCTGGCGGGGACGGACAGAGCCGCGATCGTCTCCGAGGTCACGCAGCTGACCGACGAGATCAGACGCATCAGCAACACTGCGCAGTTCAACAAGATCGACCTGCTCAGAGCGGATGCGACGATCGACTTCCAGGTCGGCGCCAACGACAGAGAGACGATCTCGGTCGCGACGATCGCGCTCAGCAGAGCGGTCCCCGCAACGCTCGACATCACGGCCAGAACGGCGCTTGCCGACATCGACAGAGCGATCGGCGCGGTGTCGGATCAGCGTGCGGTGTTCGGTGCGGTGCAGAATCGTCTGGAGCACACGTACAACAATCTGTCGGTGTACCAGGAGAATCTGACTGCGTCTGAGTCGCGTATCCGTGACGTGGACATGGCTGCGGAGATGGTGAACTTCACCAAGAACAACATCCTGCAGCAGGCCGGCACTTCGATGCTGGCGCAGGCGCAGCAGGCGCCGCAGTCCGTCCTCTCGCTCCTGCGCTAG
- a CDS encoding response regulator, producing MTLFDEHDRGEAGARSGPDGLGEISVRRGPVTVVVVDPHAPVREGLPPLLARDGIDVVATAATGDGAEAVIGHHAPDVALVALDLADVDGIVLLRRLAQRGSRSAVVLYTDADDPQQSAVALHAGAAGVIAKRRSIAELSNALRAVAAGRLWFNEPGDLPMPPRRLSPLLTDLRERRSSALSSAELRVLALVAEGSSTEEAAELLSLSPHTVRTHLRNVMRKLEASSRAHAVAIAIRESAIKL from the coding sequence GTGACGCTCTTCGACGAACACGACCGCGGAGAGGCCGGAGCACGCTCCGGGCCGGACGGCCTGGGCGAGATCTCGGTGCGACGCGGACCGGTGACGGTCGTCGTCGTCGATCCGCACGCTCCCGTGCGAGAAGGACTGCCGCCGCTGCTCGCGCGGGACGGCATCGACGTCGTCGCGACCGCCGCGACCGGGGACGGCGCGGAGGCAGTGATCGGCCATCACGCCCCCGACGTCGCGCTCGTCGCGCTCGACCTCGCCGACGTCGACGGCATCGTGCTGCTGCGTCGCCTCGCCCAGCGCGGCAGTCGCAGCGCCGTCGTCCTCTACACCGACGCCGACGATCCGCAGCAGTCCGCGGTCGCGCTCCACGCCGGCGCGGCCGGCGTGATCGCCAAGCGCCGCTCGATCGCCGAGCTGAGCAACGCCCTGCGCGCCGTCGCGGCCGGGCGCCTGTGGTTCAACGAGCCGGGAGACCTGCCGATGCCGCCCCGCCGTCTCTCCCCGCTCCTGACCGACCTGCGGGAGCGCCGCTCCTCCGCGCTGTCGAGCGCCGAGCTGAGGGTCCTCGCGCTCGTCGCCGAAGGCTCCTCGACCGAGGAGGCGGCCGAGCTGCTGTCGCTCAGCCCTCACACCGTCCGCACACACCTCCGCAACGTCATGCGCAAGCTGGAGGCATCCAGCCGCGCCCACGCCGTCGCGATCGCGATCCGCGAGTCCGCGATCAAGCTCTGA
- a CDS encoding flagellin N-terminal helical domain-containing protein has translation MSLRINTNVEAFNAHRNLEGTSSKLAKSMERLSSGFRINRAADDAAGLAISEKLRGQIGGLNQARRNVQDGISLVQTAEGSLTEVHSMLQRVRELKVQHATGTLATTDRDAIVSEVRQLTAEIDRIGDTAQFNGIRLLDARTTISFQVGANDTEMISVDTFALRTAVDTGRLATLGTATLSEIDRAIGAVSDQRAVFGAVQNRLEHTYNNLSVYQENLTASESRIRDVDMAAEMVNFTKNNILQQAGTSMLAQAQQAPQSVLSLLR, from the coding sequence ATGTCCCTTCGTATCAACACGAACGTCGAGGCGTTCAACGCGCATCGCAATCTCGAGGGCACGAGCAGCAAGCTGGCGAAGTCGATGGAGCGCCTGTCGTCGGGCTTTCGCATCAACCGTGCTGCTGACGACGCTGCCGGCCTTGCGATTTCGGAGAAGCTGCGTGGTCAGATCGGCGGTCTGAACCAGGCTCGCCGTAACGTGCAGGACGGTATTTCGCTGGTGCAGACGGCGGAAGGTTCGCTGACCGAGGTTCACAGCATGCTTCAGCGCGTCCGCGAGCTGAAGGTCCAGCACGCCACCGGCACGCTCGCGACGACAGACAGAGACGCGATCGTCTCCGAGGTGAGACAGCTGACGGCCGAGATCGACCGCATCGGCGACACGGCGCAGTTCAACGGCATCAGACTGCTCGACGCCAGAACGACGATCTCGTTCCAGGTCGGCGCCAACGACACCGAGATGATCTCGGTCGACACATTCGCCCTGAGAACAGCCGTCGACACGGGGAGACTCGCCACGCTCGGGACCGCGACGCTGTCCGAGATCGACAGAGCGATCGGCGCGGTGTCGGATCAGCGTGCGGTGTTCGGTGCGGTGCAGAATCGTCTGGAGCACACGTACAACAATCTGTCGGTGTACCAGGAGAATCTGACTGCGTCTGAGTCGCGTATCCGTGACGTGGACATGGCTGCGGAGATGGTGAACTTCACCAAGAACAACATCCTGCAGCAGGCCGGCACGAGCATGCTCGCGCAGGCCCAGCAGGCGCCGCAGTCCGTCCTCTCGCTGCTCCGCTAG
- a CDS encoding CHAP domain-containing protein has product MSLAAAIARIDEIQSAFTPRVPPTQSFNGGAAAPSAVTASASSANAFSNVLNGALSNTGVVTPGTAGAPGLYAPGGVLTNGGAGAGAPAMVALAQGEVGQAEFPPGSNDSPRIATYRESTAGSGVGPWCAYFTSWLADQAGAPLGDSGQGFGRVDDVYAWAQRTGRAVPNGPGAVPQPGDLIVWDEHIGMVEQVLPDGRIQTIEGNSSDQVKRNVHEAGSALGYVRMS; this is encoded by the coding sequence ATGTCCCTCGCAGCAGCAATCGCGCGGATCGACGAGATCCAGAGCGCCTTCACGCCGCGGGTCCCGCCGACGCAGTCCTTCAACGGCGGTGCAGCCGCACCGTCTGCCGTCACGGCCAGCGCGTCGTCCGCGAACGCCTTCTCGAACGTGCTCAACGGCGCGCTCTCGAACACGGGCGTCGTGACCCCGGGCACGGCCGGCGCGCCCGGCCTCTACGCGCCCGGCGGCGTGCTGACCAACGGCGGCGCCGGTGCCGGCGCGCCCGCGATGGTCGCGCTCGCGCAGGGCGAGGTCGGCCAGGCCGAGTTCCCGCCCGGCTCCAACGACTCGCCGCGGATCGCCACCTACCGCGAGTCGACCGCCGGCAGCGGCGTCGGCCCGTGGTGCGCCTACTTCACCTCGTGGCTCGCCGACCAGGCCGGCGCACCGCTCGGCGACAGCGGGCAGGGCTTCGGCCGCGTCGACGACGTCTACGCGTGGGCGCAGCGGACCGGCCGCGCCGTGCCGAACGGCCCCGGCGCCGTGCCGCAGCCGGGCGACCTGATCGTCTGGGACGAGCACATCGGCATGGTCGAGCAGGTGCTGCCGGACGGCCGCATCCAGACGATCGAGGGTAACTCCTCTGATCAGGTGAAGCGCAACGTCCACGAGGCCGGGTCGGCGCTCGGCTACGTGAGGATGAGCTAG
- a CDS encoding flagellin N-terminal helical domain-containing protein: MSLRINTNVEAFNAHRNLEGTSSKLAKSMERLSSGFRINRAADDAAGLAISEKLRGQIGGLNQARRNVQDGISLVQTAEGSLTEVHSMLQRVRELAVQHATGTLAREDRGAIASEIAQLTQEVERIGTTSQFNGITLLDGRNATVAFQVGANDGETISVATVSLQARVGRLDQTSTLAQIDTAIANVSDARAVFGAVQNRLEHTYNNLSVYQENLTASESRIRDVDMAAEMVNFTKNNILQQAGTSMLAQAQQAPQSVLSLLR; this comes from the coding sequence ATGTCCCTTCGTATCAACACGAACGTGGAAGCGTTCAACGCGCATCGCAATCTCGAGGGCACGAGCAGCAAGCTCGCGAAGTCGATGGAGCGCCTCTCGTCGGGCTTCCGGATCAACCGTGCTGCTGACGATGCCGCGGGTCTCGCGATTTCGGAGAAGCTGCGTGGTCAGATCGGCGGTCTGAACCAGGCGCGCCGCAACGTGCAGGACGGCATCTCCCTCGTCCAGACGGCGGAAGGTTCGCTGACCGAGGTTCACAGCATGCTTCAGCGTGTCCGCGAGCTCGCGGTCCAGCACGCCACCGGCACGCTCGCGAGAGAGGACAGAGGCGCGATTGCATCAGAGATCGCGCAGCTGACGCAGGAGGTCGAGCGGATCGGCACGACATCGCAGTTTAACGGGATCACGCTGCTCGACGGCAGAAACGCGACGGTCGCGTTCCAGGTCGGCGCCAACGACGGCGAGACGATCTCGGTCGCGACGGTCTCGCTCCAAGCGAGAGTCGGCAGACTCGACCAGACTTCGACGCTTGCTCAGATCGACACGGCGATCGCGAACGTGTCGGATGCGCGTGCGGTGTTCGGTGCGGTGCAGAATCGTCTGGAGCACACGTACAACAATCTGTCGGTGTACCAGGAGAATCTGACTGCGTCTGAGTCGCGTATCCGTGACGTGGACATGGCTGCGGAGATGGTGAACTTCACCAAGAACAACATCCTGCAGCAGGCCGGCACGAGCATGCTCGCGCAGGCCCAGCAGGCGCCGCAGTCCGTCCTCTCGCTGCTCCGCTAG
- a CDS encoding flagellin N-terminal helical domain-containing protein, protein MSLRINTNVEAFNAHRNLESTSGKLAKSMERLSSGFRINRAADDAAGLAISEKLRGQIGGLNQARRNVQDGISLVQTAEGSLTEVHSMLQRVRELAVQHATGTLATTDRGAIMSEVAQLAAEIDRIGTTAQFNGIRLLDGSAASITFQVGANDSETISVATVRLSDAVRGMRADAALRDIDTAIANVSDARAVFGAVQNRLEHTYNNLSVYQENLTASESRIRDVDMAAEMVNFTKNNILQQAGTSMLAQAQQAPQSVLSLLR, encoded by the coding sequence ATGTCCCTTCGTATCAATACGAACGTCGAGGCGTTCAACGCGCACCGCAATCTCGAGAGCACCAGCGGCAAGCTCGCGAAGTCGATGGAGCGCCTGTCCTCGGGCTTCCGGATCAATCGTGCTGCTGACGATGCCGCGGGTCTCGCGATCTCGGAGAAGCTGCGCGGTCAGATCGGCGGCCTGAACCAGGCGCGTCGGAACGTGCAGGACGGCATCTCCCTCGTCCAGACGGCGGAAGGTTCGCTGACCGAGGTTCACAGCATGCTTCAGCGTGTCCGCGAGCTCGCGGTCCAGCACGCCACCGGCACGCTCGCGACGACGGACAGAGGCGCGATCATGTCCGAGGTCGCGCAGCTCGCCGCTGAGATCGACCGCATCGGCACGACGGCACAGTTCAACGGCATCAGACTGCTCGACGGCAGCGCCGCTTCGATCACGTTCCAGGTCGGCGCCAACGACTCGGAGACGATCTCCGTCGCGACGGTCAGACTCTCTGACGCAGTCAGAGGCATGAGAGCCGACGCGGCGCTCAGAGACATCGATACCGCGATCGCGAACGTGTCGGATGCGCGTGCGGTGTTCGGTGCGGTGCAGAATCGTCTGGAGCACACGTACAACAACCTGTCCGTGTACCAGGAGAATCTGACTGCGTCTGAGTCGCGTATCCGTGACGTGGACATGGCTGCGGAGATGGTGAACTTCACCAAGAACAACATCCTGCAGCAGGCCGGCACGAGCATGCTCGCGCAGGCCCAGCAGGCCCCGCAGTCCGTCCTCTCGCTCCTGCGCTAG
- a CDS encoding PilZ domain-containing protein, whose amino-acid sequence MSPLRKRPQRRPGSAAPPPLPEVRQEVDLALPGRERFAARVTQVSDEAIVLVLMLDARDPLQLGEVAEMALEFAGPRGLVRIEGQGRVTAYDVVHLRLEGAVEVVQRRDFVRVRAVRPMALAPIDEEGTIGDWIDTLTVNVSGNGFLAAGPDTLAIGSAVRFRVRVVEGEPPIEGLGRVARASDAGHRGIAIEQLVDDGRRRLVAFIFERERIARRVTRDSEL is encoded by the coding sequence ATGAGCCCGCTGCGCAAGCGGCCGCAGCGGCGGCCGGGCTCCGCCGCGCCGCCGCCGTTGCCGGAGGTGCGTCAGGAGGTCGACCTGGCGCTGCCCGGGCGCGAGCGCTTCGCGGCGCGCGTGACGCAGGTCTCCGACGAGGCGATCGTGCTCGTGCTGATGCTCGACGCGCGTGACCCGCTGCAGCTCGGCGAGGTCGCCGAGATGGCGCTCGAGTTCGCCGGCCCGCGCGGGCTCGTGCGGATCGAGGGCCAGGGGCGGGTGACGGCGTACGACGTCGTCCACCTGCGACTGGAGGGCGCGGTCGAGGTCGTCCAGCGGCGTGACTTCGTGCGCGTCAGAGCGGTGCGGCCGATGGCGCTGGCGCCGATCGACGAGGAGGGCACGATCGGCGATTGGATCGACACGCTGACGGTCAACGTCAGCGGCAACGGCTTCCTCGCGGCCGGCCCCGACACGCTCGCGATCGGGAGCGCGGTGCGCTTCCGCGTTCGCGTCGTCGAGGGCGAGCCGCCGATCGAGGGTCTCGGTCGCGTCGCGCGCGCCAGCGACGCCGGCCACCGCGGGATTGCGATCGAGCAGCTGGTCGACGACGGCCGCCGGCGCTTGGTCGCCTTCATCTTCGAACGCGAGCGGATCGCGCGCAGAGTCACGCGCGACAGCGAGCTGTGA
- a CDS encoding GTP-binding signal recognition particle SRP54 G-domain-containing protein yields the protein MSSQVDDRPKTNGHVPADPSLRTYRGRSLEEILPQIRAELGPDAVVVRQRDGLMGGIGGFFQQQFVEVQARAGGGKMRLDVYDDEPALPEPLQQAAAEEPAPPSSPAAFEAPRPVGPPASSGPESLAPAPRAGPTAAELLAQATGSAAGDPRTPAEILRAHSGTFAKQLADAEERAEPTVRASGAASAAADEPTGRYAPPVPADAAETEPIPLPPRPAPAPVPAPEPELPPAARAAPVAPAAPARPARATARRAAAKKRRGAAKGRARAAPAARAPAPRAEPAARVPAASAEPATATAAPAARAAPVARTEPVARVPTPEAAPAPRAAPSVRAEPAPRAATSKPRAKPAKPAAAAKPESPASGVGPRTTQALELAAAIAAANLAARAAASALPAPARPPVEAAEPAPAQPGTAGPGTELVLATAPSPAPPAASPRVTAPRRSLFGRRSGATTPRRLVDAPAAAEVTGSLAAHGLAPAAAEELLVDATAHVLPFTPGADVRTAVRSALARRIPLPAPPRLGGRVVAFVGAGGGGKTRCTAGLAAAYAQGSSVPVACLTFAPADGGAELTALLKPHGVKVEAVATAEAAAKRLAALRAEALVVLDTPAVSPGDPDAVARMAAELAPLQLDEIQLVVPATLSATVAEELVERLAPLQPTGIAMTHADATDHIGAVVDLACATRLPLAYVNSGLELPGALAPADPAQLAERLLS from the coding sequence ATGAGCTCGCAAGTTGACGATCGACCGAAGACGAACGGGCACGTGCCGGCCGACCCCTCGCTGCGCACCTACCGCGGCAGATCGCTGGAGGAGATCCTCCCGCAGATCCGCGCCGAGCTCGGTCCCGACGCCGTCGTCGTGCGTCAGCGCGACGGGCTGATGGGCGGCATCGGCGGCTTCTTCCAGCAGCAGTTCGTCGAGGTCCAGGCGCGGGCGGGCGGGGGCAAGATGCGGCTGGACGTCTACGACGACGAGCCCGCACTGCCCGAGCCGCTCCAGCAGGCCGCCGCCGAGGAGCCGGCGCCACCTTCGTCTCCGGCGGCCTTCGAGGCTCCCCGCCCTGTGGGTCCGCCGGCCTCGTCCGGTCCCGAGTCGCTCGCGCCGGCGCCGAGAGCGGGGCCGACCGCCGCCGAGCTGCTCGCGCAGGCGACCGGCTCCGCGGCCGGCGACCCGCGCACGCCCGCGGAGATCCTGCGCGCCCACAGCGGTACGTTCGCCAAGCAGCTCGCCGACGCCGAGGAGCGTGCCGAGCCGACCGTCCGCGCGAGCGGCGCCGCGTCGGCGGCCGCCGACGAGCCGACCGGCCGCTACGCCCCGCCCGTCCCCGCCGACGCGGCCGAGACGGAGCCGATCCCGCTCCCGCCCCGCCCGGCCCCCGCACCCGTGCCGGCCCCCGAGCCCGAGCTGCCGCCCGCGGCGAGAGCTGCGCCCGTCGCCCCGGCTGCGCCCGCCCGGCCGGCGAGAGCCACAGCGAGAAGAGCTGCGGCGAAGAAGCGCAGAGGCGCGGCGAAGGGGAGAGCGAGAGCCGCTCCGGCCGCGAGAGCCCCCGCTCCGAGAGCGGAGCCGGCCGCGAGAGTGCCCGCCGCGAGCGCGGAGCCGGCCACCGCCACCGCCGCTCCAGCCGCAAGAGCCGCGCCGGTCGCCAGAACGGAACCGGTCGCGAGAGTCCCCACACCGGAAGCCGCTCCGGCTCCCAGAGCCGCGCCCTCCGTGAGAGCGGAGCCAGCCCCGAGAGCCGCCACCTCGAAGCCGCGCGCGAAGCCGGCCAAGCCCGCAGCGGCCGCAAAGCCGGAGTCGCCCGCGAGCGGCGTCGGCCCGCGCACGACCCAGGCGCTGGAGCTGGCCGCGGCGATCGCGGCGGCCAATCTCGCAGCCAGGGCGGCCGCCTCCGCGCTCCCGGCGCCCGCCCGGCCCCCGGTGGAGGCCGCCGAGCCGGCGCCCGCGCAGCCGGGCACGGCCGGTCCCGGCACCGAGCTGGTCCTCGCCACCGCGCCCTCGCCAGCGCCTCCGGCCGCGTCACCGCGTGTCACCGCCCCCCGTCGCAGCCTCTTCGGCCGCCGCAGCGGCGCGACGACGCCGCGCCGGCTCGTCGACGCGCCGGCCGCGGCGGAGGTGACAGGCTCGCTCGCCGCGCACGGTCTCGCGCCGGCCGCGGCGGAGGAGCTGCTCGTCGACGCGACCGCGCACGTGCTGCCGTTCACTCCGGGCGCCGATGTCAGAACGGCGGTCCGCTCCGCACTCGCGCGCCGCATCCCGCTGCCCGCCCCGCCCCGCCTCGGCGGCCGCGTCGTCGCGTTCGTCGGCGCCGGCGGCGGTGGCAAGACGCGCTGCACCGCCGGGCTCGCCGCCGCGTACGCGCAGGGCAGCTCCGTCCCGGTCGCCTGCCTCACGTTCGCCCCGGCCGATGGCGGCGCCGAGCTGACCGCGCTGCTCAAGCCCCACGGCGTCAAGGTCGAGGCGGTCGCGACGGCGGAGGCCGCCGCCAAGCGGCTCGCCGCGCTCCGCGCCGAGGCGCTCGTCGTGCTCGACACGCCCGCTGTCTCCCCGGGCGACCCCGACGCGGTCGCGCGGATGGCAGCCGAGCTGGCACCGCTCCAGCTCGACGAGATCCAGCTCGTCGTACCGGCGACGCTCAGCGCGACCGTCGCGGAAGAGCTGGTCGAGCGGCTCGCGCCGCTGCAGCCGACCGGGATCGCGATGACCCACGCCGACGCGACCGACCACATCGGCGCCGTCGTCGACCTCGCCTGCGCGACGCGACTCCCGCTCGCCTACGTCAACAGCGGGCTGGAGCTGCCGGGCGCGCTCGCGCCGGCCGACCCGGCCCAGCTCGCGGAGCGGCTGCTGTCATGA